Proteins encoded together in one Streptomyces rubradiris window:
- a CDS encoding NAD(P)H-binding protein: MTNPGTTLVIGATGTTGGRTAARLTAAGHRVRAASRRATPVPGARPVRFDWYDPGTFDGALDGADRVYLVPPLGDPDPAAVMLPFLRRARAAGVRRAVLLGSSAIPADGPGVGAVHRALPELFDQWAVLRPSWFMQNFTGTHMHARSIREHGVIHTAAGSGRVGFVDADDIAAVAVHALTDDRAPDTDLVLTGPQALGYDDIAAVVTEVTGRPVTHRPLTYERMRDRLAEELPMEFAEMLAGMDRAVAAGAEDRTTDTVQRLTGRPPHSFREVAERELTRGG, from the coding sequence GCCGCGCGGCTGACCGCCGCCGGACACCGCGTGCGGGCCGCGAGCCGCCGGGCCACCCCGGTCCCGGGGGCGCGACCGGTCCGCTTCGACTGGTACGACCCCGGCACCTTCGACGGCGCCCTCGACGGAGCCGACCGCGTCTACCTCGTCCCGCCCCTGGGCGACCCGGACCCGGCCGCGGTCATGCTGCCCTTCCTCCGGCGGGCCCGGGCCGCCGGCGTCCGCCGCGCCGTGCTGCTCGGCTCCTCGGCCATCCCCGCGGACGGGCCGGGAGTGGGCGCCGTGCACCGGGCCCTGCCCGAGCTGTTCGACCAGTGGGCCGTACTGCGCCCCTCCTGGTTCATGCAGAACTTCACCGGCACCCACATGCACGCCCGGAGCATCCGGGAGCACGGCGTGATCCACACCGCAGCCGGGAGCGGCCGGGTCGGGTTCGTCGACGCCGACGACATCGCCGCCGTCGCCGTCCACGCCCTGACCGACGACCGCGCACCCGACACCGACCTCGTCCTCACCGGTCCGCAGGCGCTCGGCTACGACGACATCGCCGCCGTCGTCACCGAGGTCACCGGCCGTCCCGTGACCCACCGGCCGCTGACGTACGAGCGGATGCGGGACCGGCTGGCCGAGGAACTGCCCATGGAATTCGCCGAGATGCTGGCCGGCATGGACCGTGCCGTCGCCGCGGGCGCCGAGGACCGCACCACCGACACCGTACAGCGCCTCACCGGCCGCCCGCCGCACAGCTTCCGGGAGGTCGCGGAACGCGAGCTGACCCGGGGAGGATGA